A genomic segment from Bacillus cereus G9842 encodes:
- the pstA gene encoding phosphate ABC transporter permease PstA: MRMLNHNKIQKNMASRFLKDRIYKLLFYIAILFSIVILSVLLFQIVEKGISYLSIDFFTNFASRNPKEAGIAAALSGTILFMSIVIPVSFIFGVGTALYLEQYAKESLFKKIVEINNQTLAGVPSVVFGLLGLTIFVYALHLGESIVAAALTMSLLVLPTVVVASQEAIRSVPSVLLEGSYGLGATKWQTMYQIVLPYAFPGIITGCTLAISRAIGEAAPLLVIGALAFANYVPFSMFDRFTVLPIQIFNWMSRPQEEFQYVAAAGMIVLLGLLLFINIFVLWLRNRK; this comes from the coding sequence ATGCGAATGTTGAATCATAATAAAATACAAAAAAACATGGCATCACGCTTTTTAAAAGATCGAATTTACAAATTGTTATTTTATATAGCAATTTTATTTTCAATCGTAATTTTGTCTGTGTTACTGTTTCAAATTGTTGAAAAAGGCATAAGTTATCTTTCAATAGATTTCTTTACAAATTTCGCTTCACGTAATCCGAAAGAAGCTGGTATTGCTGCAGCTTTGTCAGGGACAATATTATTTATGAGTATTGTTATACCTGTTTCTTTTATATTTGGAGTTGGAACAGCTCTTTATTTAGAGCAATATGCGAAGGAATCTCTATTTAAAAAAATAGTAGAGATTAATAATCAAACGTTAGCAGGAGTACCATCCGTTGTATTTGGATTGCTTGGTTTAACTATTTTTGTATATGCTCTTCATTTAGGAGAGAGTATAGTTGCAGCAGCACTGACGATGAGTTTACTCGTCTTACCAACAGTTGTTGTGGCGAGTCAAGAAGCAATCCGATCAGTACCAAGTGTATTATTAGAGGGTTCTTACGGATTAGGTGCTACGAAGTGGCAAACGATGTATCAAATTGTATTGCCATATGCTTTCCCGGGGATTATAACGGGCTGTACGTTAGCGATATCAAGAGCAATTGGAGAAGCAGCACCACTATTAGTGATCGGGGCACTTGCGTTTGCGAATTATGTTCCATTTAGTATGTTTGATAGATTTACAGTTTTACCAATTCAAATTTTTAATTGGATGAGTAGGCCACAAGAAGAATTTCAGTATGTAGCAGCAGCTGGGATGATTGTTTTGTTAGGTTTGTTGCTATTTATCAATATATTTGTTTTATGGTTACGAAATCGAAAATAA
- a CDS encoding PstS family phosphate ABC transporter substrate-binding protein — protein MKWMRTPIKIFVLSIWFLCFEMSTAFALNNTGEVRVDGSSTVFPIIEAVAEEYTKVHPDVKISISISGTGGGFNRFGKGEVDINNASRVMKQVEKNEMKKNSIQFTPFEVANDGLTIVVNWHNTWVDDMSVDELRLLWSEDGSEKRWSQIHSTWPREQVNFYAPGVDSGTYDYFQNVILQNHRIVKKVSLSEDDQVIMQGVMNDKHAIAFVGYAYYMANRDKVKAIKVNGVFPTKETIQSGKYKPLSRPLLTYVNNASIRNKMNVANYVEFMIQHVGNLAEEVGYVKLRKEKYNEQLRMLTEIKR, from the coding sequence GTGAAATGGATGCGTACACCGATTAAAATTTTCGTACTATCAATATGGTTCCTCTGTTTTGAAATGTCTACTGCATTTGCTTTAAATAATACGGGAGAAGTGAGAGTTGATGGATCCTCAACGGTTTTTCCTATTATAGAAGCAGTAGCGGAGGAATATACAAAGGTGCATCCAGACGTGAAAATTTCCATCAGTATTTCTGGAACTGGGGGAGGATTTAATCGTTTCGGTAAAGGAGAAGTAGATATAAATAATGCTTCGAGAGTAATGAAACAAGTCGAGAAAAATGAAATGAAGAAAAATTCTATTCAATTCACACCTTTTGAGGTGGCTAACGATGGTCTTACAATTGTTGTGAATTGGCACAATACATGGGTAGACGATATGTCAGTAGACGAGTTACGTCTACTGTGGAGTGAAGATGGAAGTGAGAAGCGATGGTCACAAATTCATTCAACATGGCCACGTGAACAAGTGAACTTTTATGCACCAGGCGTAGACTCTGGTACGTATGATTATTTTCAAAATGTCATCTTACAAAATCATCGCATTGTAAAAAAAGTCTCTTTGTCTGAAGACGATCAAGTTATTATGCAAGGGGTAATGAATGATAAACATGCCATTGCTTTTGTAGGATATGCTTATTATATGGCTAATCGAGATAAGGTGAAAGCAATAAAAGTAAATGGTGTATTTCCGACGAAAGAGACCATTCAATCAGGTAAATATAAGCCGTTATCTAGGCCGCTACTTACTTATGTGAATAATGCATCTATCCGAAATAAAATGAATGTAGCAAACTATGTTGAGTTTATGATTCAGCATGTTGGTAACCTCGCTGAAGAGGTCGGTTATGTAAAATTGCGAAAAGAAAAATACAATGAACAGCTGCGTATGTTAACAGAAATAAAAAGGTAA
- a CDS encoding peptidoglycan D,D-transpeptidase FtsI family protein encodes MSKKQKQNKKKTHVPFRLNVLFFCVFLMFSAVIVRLGYVQIVRGEEYKNEVEKKENSTISNPVPRGKIFDRYGRPVVDNAAIRTITFTKMKGSTAEDRLETAKKLADLIEVPTDKLTDRDKKDYWLAMHKEEAKEKITNKDRQEFKDKKIDDKELDERQRSRVTEEEINQLSAKDLEILAIKSKMDGGYAMTPQVIKKDATEKEYSIISENLAALPGVDTNVDWDRKYTYDDLFRSVLGGVSTSDEGLPRERLDYYLVRDYNRNDRVGKSYLEQQYEDSLHGTKAEVRNVTDKNGNILETINVSKGQSGNDLNLTIDMELQKRVEDILANNLMRFKGSEPLLDRAFVVMMNPKNGEVLSMAGKQLVNEDGQTKVNDFALGTMTSSYPMGSTVKGATVLTGYQTGAIQPGAVQLDEPIKLKGTPTKSSWKTMGYINDLTALKMSSNVYMFKTAMNIAGVPYVRGGTLDIPQKAFDTMRYYFGQFGLGVKTGIDLPNESAGQMGRSSQPGFLLDLSIGQYDTYTPLQLAQYISTIANGGYRMQPQVVKEIRQPAVKPDEVGKVVQSMEPKVLNRVDMPESQIKRVQEGFRQVYNDSGGTATKYFTGAKYKAAGKTGTAQTVYGGDKEIGRKANGERVETYNLTLVGYAPLEDPEVAFSVVVPWVHDDKTGINGYIGREIMDAYFDLKNKEVNGETPKDDKDNKNKDQDDE; translated from the coding sequence ATGAGCAAGAAGCAGAAGCAAAATAAGAAAAAGACCCACGTTCCTTTTCGGTTAAACGTGCTGTTTTTCTGCGTGTTTTTAATGTTCTCCGCGGTTATTGTAAGGCTCGGATATGTACAAATTGTTCGCGGTGAAGAATATAAGAATGAAGTGGAGAAGAAAGAAAACTCAACGATAAGTAATCCTGTACCGCGTGGGAAAATATTTGACCGTTATGGGCGACCTGTAGTAGATAATGCAGCCATTCGTACTATTACATTTACAAAAATGAAAGGATCAACGGCAGAGGATCGCTTAGAAACAGCGAAAAAGCTAGCAGATTTGATTGAAGTACCGACAGATAAATTAACAGATCGCGATAAAAAAGATTATTGGCTTGCTATGCATAAAGAGGAAGCTAAAGAAAAAATTACGAATAAAGATCGTCAAGAGTTTAAAGATAAAAAAATTGATGATAAAGAATTAGACGAGCGTCAGCGAAGTCGTGTAACAGAAGAAGAGATTAATCAATTATCCGCAAAAGATCTAGAAATATTAGCGATTAAAAGTAAGATGGACGGCGGATATGCAATGACACCTCAAGTTATTAAAAAGGATGCTACAGAAAAGGAATATTCGATTATTAGTGAAAACCTAGCAGCATTACCAGGTGTAGATACGAATGTTGATTGGGATCGAAAATATACGTACGATGATTTATTCCGAAGTGTACTTGGTGGGGTGTCGACATCTGATGAAGGCTTACCGAGAGAAAGACTAGATTACTATCTTGTCCGTGATTATAATCGGAATGATCGAGTAGGCAAAAGTTATCTTGAACAACAGTATGAAGATAGCCTGCACGGTACGAAAGCAGAAGTTAGAAATGTTACAGATAAAAACGGTAATATTTTAGAAACGATTAATGTATCAAAAGGGCAAAGTGGTAATGACTTGAACTTAACAATTGATATGGAATTACAAAAGCGTGTAGAAGATATTCTTGCGAATAATTTAATGAGATTTAAAGGAAGCGAACCTCTTTTAGATCGCGCATTCGTTGTAATGATGAATCCGAAAAATGGTGAAGTTTTATCCATGGCTGGGAAACAATTAGTTAATGAAGATGGTCAAACGAAAGTAAATGACTTTGCATTAGGTACCATGACAAGTTCTTATCCGATGGGGTCAACTGTAAAAGGTGCAACAGTACTTACTGGATATCAAACTGGTGCGATTCAACCAGGGGCAGTACAATTGGATGAACCAATTAAATTAAAAGGTACACCTACGAAGTCGTCTTGGAAAACGATGGGATATATTAATGACCTTACAGCTTTAAAAATGTCTTCTAACGTTTATATGTTTAAAACAGCGATGAATATCGCTGGTGTTCCATATGTGAGAGGTGGTACGTTAGATATACCTCAAAAAGCATTTGATACGATGCGTTATTATTTCGGACAGTTTGGACTGGGTGTAAAAACAGGAATTGATTTACCCAATGAATCTGCTGGTCAGATGGGTAGAAGTAGTCAACCAGGTTTCTTACTAGATTTATCAATTGGACAGTATGATACGTATACACCGCTTCAATTAGCGCAATATATTTCGACGATTGCCAATGGCGGATATCGTATGCAACCACAAGTTGTAAAAGAAATTCGTCAACCAGCAGTGAAACCAGATGAAGTTGGGAAAGTTGTTCAATCTATGGAACCGAAAGTATTAAATCGTGTTGATATGCCAGAGTCGCAAATTAAACGTGTTCAAGAAGGATTTAGACAAGTGTATAATGATTCAGGTGGTACAGCTACAAAATACTTTACAGGTGCAAAATATAAAGCGGCAGGGAAGACAGGTACCGCGCAAACTGTGTATGGCGGAGATAAAGAGATTGGTAGAAAGGCAAACGGTGAACGTGTGGAAACATATAACCTAACATTAGTAGGTTATGCGCCACTTGAAGATCCAGAAGTAGCATTCTCTGTTGTCGTTCCGTGGGTACATGATGATAAGACTGGTATTAATGGATATATTGGTCGTGAAATTATGGACGCTTACTTTGATTTGAAAAACAAAGAAGTAAATGGTGAAACTCCAAAAGATGACAAAGACAATAAAAATAAAGATCAAGATGATGAATAA
- the pstB gene encoding phosphate ABC transporter ATP-binding protein — MVATVVNVQVKNEEKIETAPKKVVFDTKNLNLWYGEDHALKDINLSIHENEVTAIIGPSGCGKSTYLKTLNRMVELVPIVRTTGVIEYRERNIFDKSYPVEELRTHVGMVFQKPNPFPKSIYENVAYGPKIHGIRDKKTLDEIVEKSLRGAAIWDELKDRLHDNAYGLSGGQQQRLCIARCLAIEPDVILMDEPTSALDPISTLKVEELIQELKKDFSIVIVTHNMQQAARISDKTAFFLSGEVVEYTDTNKLFTTPSDKRTEDYITGRFG; from the coding sequence ATGGTAGCAACAGTAGTAAATGTACAGGTGAAAAACGAAGAGAAAATCGAGACTGCGCCAAAGAAAGTAGTATTTGATACGAAAAACTTAAATTTATGGTACGGGGAAGACCATGCTTTAAAAGATATTAATTTAAGTATTCATGAGAATGAAGTTACAGCCATTATCGGTCCAAGTGGCTGTGGTAAATCAACGTACTTAAAAACGTTAAATCGCATGGTAGAGTTAGTACCGATCGTTCGAACTACAGGTGTAATTGAATATAGAGAACGCAATATATTTGATAAATCATATCCAGTTGAAGAATTAAGAACACATGTAGGAATGGTGTTCCAAAAGCCAAATCCATTTCCAAAATCTATTTATGAGAATGTAGCATACGGTCCAAAAATCCATGGTATTCGTGACAAAAAGACATTAGATGAAATTGTTGAAAAAAGTTTACGTGGAGCAGCGATTTGGGATGAATTAAAAGATCGTTTGCACGATAATGCATACGGTTTATCTGGTGGACAGCAACAGCGTCTATGCATCGCACGCTGCTTAGCTATTGAGCCAGACGTTATTTTAATGGATGAGCCAACATCGGCATTAGATCCAATTTCAACATTAAAAGTAGAAGAATTAATTCAAGAGTTAAAGAAAGACTTTAGTATTGTTATCGTAACGCATAATATGCAACAAGCAGCGCGTATTTCAGACAAAACTGCTTTCTTCTTAAGCGGGGAAGTTGTGGAGTATACAGATACAAACAAATTATTTACGACTCCTTCAGATAAGCGTACAGAAGATTATATTACAGGTCGCTTTGGCTGA
- a CDS encoding MFS transporter, whose protein sequence is MKWKHIIGDVEVNRDLVLLLLIGGLYTLAISLSNTFVNIYLWKQTQNYVNLGLYNLASVVLQPLTFLVGGKLAKRIDRSILLRIGVGTLAIFFIVVLVAGKSASQYILLMGALLGVGYGFYWLAFNLLTFEITEPETRDFFNGFLGLLTSFSGMIGPIAAGYTISRMEKWSGYTVIFFLSLVLFAIAVVLSFFLSKRECEGRYEIVQVLKERRVDKNWGKITRAHFVQGLREGTFIFVISVYVYLATNSEFALGKYSLVNSAVSFVCYYLVARMLKKEWRKKAILLGGIILYAVVFLVIFNVTYTKLLIYAACIAVAYPILLVPYGSMTYDVIGRAKNAREWRVEYVVVRELWLNAGRICSILSFLCAVLFFPPEKSLPYLLCILGAGHFLIYFAVKNVKYDGENADKTSVVTQGTTQNQTEPEG, encoded by the coding sequence ATGAAGTGGAAACATATAATTGGTGACGTTGAAGTGAATCGGGATTTAGTGTTATTGCTCCTTATAGGAGGTTTATACACGCTCGCAATTTCTTTATCGAATACGTTTGTAAATATTTATTTATGGAAGCAAACACAAAATTATGTGAATCTTGGCTTGTATAATTTGGCCAGCGTTGTATTACAGCCTCTCACATTTCTTGTAGGGGGGAAATTAGCGAAACGTATCGATCGCTCGATTTTATTACGAATAGGAGTAGGAACGCTCGCAATTTTTTTTATCGTTGTTTTAGTGGCTGGAAAAAGTGCTTCTCAGTATATTTTATTAATGGGGGCTCTTTTAGGAGTAGGATACGGTTTTTACTGGTTGGCTTTTAACTTATTGACATTTGAAATTACAGAACCAGAAACAAGAGATTTCTTTAATGGATTTCTTGGACTTCTTACATCTTTCTCTGGGATGATTGGACCAATAGCAGCAGGATACACAATTTCACGCATGGAGAAATGGAGTGGTTATACTGTTATATTCTTTCTTTCATTAGTTTTATTTGCAATTGCTGTCGTCTTAAGTTTCTTTTTATCTAAAAGAGAATGTGAAGGGCGTTATGAAATTGTGCAAGTATTGAAAGAACGAAGAGTTGATAAAAATTGGGGAAAGATTACACGAGCTCATTTTGTCCAAGGATTGAGAGAAGGAACGTTTATTTTTGTCATTTCAGTATATGTGTATTTAGCAACTAATAGTGAGTTCGCATTAGGGAAATATAGTTTAGTGAACTCTGCTGTATCCTTTGTATGTTATTACTTGGTCGCTCGCATGTTAAAGAAAGAGTGGCGAAAAAAAGCAATTTTACTTGGGGGCATTATTTTATATGCTGTCGTCTTTTTAGTTATTTTCAATGTTACATACACGAAATTACTTATTTATGCGGCATGTATTGCGGTTGCATATCCTATTTTACTTGTTCCATACGGGTCAATGACATATGACGTAATTGGTAGAGCTAAAAATGCGAGAGAATGGCGTGTGGAATATGTCGTTGTCCGGGAGTTATGGTTAAATGCCGGAAGAATCTGTTCCATTTTAAGTTTTTTATGTGCTGTACTATTCTTTCCACCTGAAAAAAGTTTACCTTACTTATTATGTATTTTAGGTGCTGGACATTTTCTTATTTATTTTGCAGTTAAAAATGTCAAATATGATGGGGAAAATGCAGATAAAACAAGTGTTGTAACGCAAGGAACTACGCAGAATCAAACTGAACCAGAAGGTTAA
- the pstC gene encoding phosphate ABC transporter permease subunit PstC, which yields MAHNDKNQITFSVQHLIERNKKQRKKTQRINRIVPLLLKIIASVSIVTTLGIVFTLSNETIMFFQKISLYSFLTEKEWLPFFEDPKFGIVPLICGTFLVTALAMFVAIPIGLACAVFLSEYASNSARKILKPMLELLAGIPTIVYGFFALTIVTPLLQRIIPDLQFFNAISPGIVIGFMMMPTVASLSEDAMRSVAKGTKEASLALGATRFEMVKQVVFPSAFTGIMAAIILAASRAIGETMIVVIAAGSTPNVSLDPTHSIQTLTAYIVQVSLGDAPHGTVTYYSMYAVGATLFMFTFIMNIISQSIMRRFRRMT from the coding sequence TTGGCTCATAATGACAAAAATCAAATTACATTTTCTGTACAACATTTGATTGAAAGAAATAAAAAGCAAAGAAAAAAAACGCAGCGAATCAATCGAATAGTACCTTTATTACTAAAAATAATTGCTAGCGTTTCTATTGTGACGACACTTGGAATTGTTTTTACGCTCTCTAATGAAACAATCATGTTTTTTCAAAAAATATCACTATACTCCTTTTTGACGGAGAAAGAATGGTTACCATTTTTTGAAGATCCTAAATTTGGTATAGTACCACTTATATGTGGAACGTTCCTTGTAACAGCGCTTGCTATGTTTGTGGCAATTCCTATCGGTTTAGCGTGTGCTGTATTTTTAAGCGAATATGCTTCAAATAGTGCACGGAAAATATTAAAGCCGATGTTAGAGCTATTAGCAGGTATCCCGACAATTGTATACGGTTTTTTTGCATTAACAATTGTTACACCGCTTTTACAAAGGATTATACCAGATTTACAGTTTTTTAATGCGATTAGTCCAGGAATCGTTATCGGATTTATGATGATGCCTACAGTTGCATCTCTATCTGAAGACGCGATGAGATCTGTGGCGAAAGGGACGAAAGAAGCTTCATTAGCACTCGGAGCGACGCGGTTTGAAATGGTAAAACAAGTGGTGTTTCCGTCCGCTTTTACAGGGATTATGGCAGCAATTATATTAGCGGCTTCTCGTGCAATTGGTGAAACGATGATCGTTGTAATTGCAGCAGGATCCACACCAAATGTATCGCTTGATCCGACACATTCTATTCAAACGTTAACAGCCTATATTGTGCAAGTAAGTTTAGGTGATGCTCCGCATGGAACGGTTACGTATTACAGCATGTATGCTGTAGGTGCAACTTTATTTATGTTTACTTTTATTATGAACATCATTTCGCAGTCTATTATGCGCCGTTTTAGGAGGATGACATAA
- the phoU gene encoding phosphate signaling complex protein PhoU, with protein MVREQFQGDLKVLQQKVIELGELANAALLIAMEGLHTRDVEKALEVIDGDYRMDNLEEEINDLALMLITKQQPVASDLRRIFISIKTATDLERIADHAVNIAKATIRLGEKEVAVSLHNLDEMFAIANEMLHLALEAYEQENLTFAKQIAEMDDSVDEIYGKSIREFISSVPEQPEAITQITQLSFVARYIERVADHITNIAENVFYLVKGKHYLLNE; from the coding sequence ATGGTAAGAGAACAGTTTCAAGGTGATTTAAAAGTGTTACAGCAAAAGGTAATCGAGCTTGGAGAATTAGCAAATGCGGCTTTATTGATTGCTATGGAAGGTCTGCATACAAGGGATGTAGAGAAAGCGTTAGAGGTCATTGATGGTGATTACCGCATGGATAATTTAGAAGAGGAAATAAACGATCTTGCACTTATGCTTATTACGAAGCAGCAACCTGTAGCAAGTGACTTAAGAAGGATCTTTATTTCAATTAAAACAGCGACAGATTTAGAGCGTATTGCAGATCATGCTGTTAATATTGCAAAGGCTACAATTCGTCTTGGGGAAAAAGAAGTGGCTGTTAGTTTGCACAACCTGGATGAAATGTTTGCGATTGCAAATGAGATGTTGCATTTAGCGTTAGAAGCATATGAACAAGAAAATTTAACTTTTGCGAAACAAATCGCTGAAATGGATGATTCTGTTGATGAAATATATGGAAAATCAATTCGTGAGTTTATATCTTCAGTTCCGGAACAACCAGAAGCAATTACGCAAATTACACAATTATCATTTGTGGCGAGATATATTGAGCGTGTAGCAGATCATATTACAAATATTGCTGAAAATGTCTTTTATTTAGTAAAAGGAAAGCATTATTTATTGAATGAGTAG